The following coding sequences are from one Gossypium hirsutum isolate 1008001.06 chromosome A12, Gossypium_hirsutum_v2.1, whole genome shotgun sequence window:
- the LOC107946867 gene encoding protein TAPETUM DETERMINANT 1, with protein sequence MNRRFLFVLSSLSFAVLFLSLVALFSGQGKNINGSFGLKLLRLRINQGNHTLLTPHRKLLRTAMAEPNRIWGEKCSKADIVINQGPTAPLPSGIPTYTVEILNVCVSGCDISGIHLTCGWFSSARLINPKIFKRLRYNDCLVNDGKPLINGGTLSFQYANTFLYPLSVSRVVCS encoded by the exons ATGAATCGGCGATTCCTATTTGTACTATCATCGTTGTCCTTCGCCGTATTATTCCTTTCCCTCGTCGCCCTTTTCTCAG GTCAAGGTAAAAACATCAATGGCTCATTTGGTTTGAAGCTATTGAGGCTAAGGATCAACCAAGGGAACCACACCCTTTTAACGCCACATCGCAAGCTTCTTC GAACAGCAATGGCGGAACCCAACCGGATATGGGGAGAGAAGTGTAGCAAAGCTGACATAGTAATAAACCAGGGACCCACCGCCCCACTGCCAAGCGGCATTCCCACCTACACAGTGGAAATTCTGAACGTATGTGTGAGTGGCTGTGACATCTCAGGGATCCACTTAACCTGCGGCTGGTTCAGCTCCGCTCGTCTCATCAACCCCAAAATATTCAAGCGCCTTCGTTACAATGACTGCCTCGTGAACGACGGCAAGCCATTGATCAACGGTGGCACTCTCTCCTTTCAATACGCTAATACCTTCCTTTACCCACTTTCCGTCTCTCGTGTGGTGTGTTCTTAG
- the LOC107946868 gene encoding membrane-anchored ubiquitin-fold protein 3, which yields MPEEDLVDIKFRLYDGSDIGPFRYSATSTVDMLKQRIVSDWPKGKTVVPKAVNEVKLISSGKILENDKTVGQCKVPFGEVAGGIIIMHVVVQPSLAKTKTEKKIDDSPRKTVCSCSIL from the exons ATGCCGGAGGAGGATTTGGTGGATATAAAGTTCAGGCTTTATGACGGGTCGGATATTGGGCCGTTTCGGTACTCCGCCACATCCACCGTGGATATGCTTAAGCAAAGAATTGTCTCTGATTGGCCCAAAG GTAAGACAGTTGTTCCAAAGGCAGTGAATGAAGTCAAACTAATAAGCTCTGGTAAAATTTTGGAGAATGACAAGACTGTTGGCCAGTGTAAAGTACCCTTTGGTGAAGTTGCAGGTGGGATTATAATAATGCATGTCGTAGTTCAGCCATCACTTGCAAAAACTAAAACAG AAAAGAAGATTGACGATTCACCCAGAAAGACTGTATGCTCATGTTCCATTTTATGA
- the LOC107947645 gene encoding spliceosome RNA helicase DDX39B-like: MVRNPCCCCRIQGLIQRTHLSRMGRRWHQCFILIAAVSKHFLRGYVGIHNSGFRNLLLKPELLRSIVDSGFEHPSEGKVLNSCLMLTFVNSMN, from the exons ATGGTTCGAAATCCGTGTTGTTGCTGTAGAATACAAGGTCTTATTCAAAG AACACATTTATCCAGGATGGGAAGGAGATGGCATCAGTGCTTTATACTTATCGCAGCTGTGTCAAAGCACTTCCTCAG GGGGTATGTTGGAATTCACAATTCGGGATTCAGAAACTTGCTGCTGAAACCGGAGCTGCTTCGATCTATTGTGGATTCTGGTTTTGAACATCCTTCCGAAGGCAAAGTTTTAAACTCATGTCTGATGTTAACATTCGTGAATTCTATGAATTAA